The Caldicellulosiruptoraceae bacterium PP1 nucleotide sequence ATAAACACAATTCAAAAAAAATAATTAACTTTGAAGAAAGTTTAAAATGCTCATATCTAAAATCAACAGAGAAAAATCTTATTATAAATTTTTTTAATATTGTTGCAACATCATCAATCTTAGAAATAGACCAAATAATTGATGATTATATTAGACAATTAAATGAACTATATATCGAAGCAAAACAAGAATACTACAAAAATGCAAAGCTTTTTTCAATACTTGGTGCATTGTGTGGAATTTCAATTTGTATAATTCTTTTCTAATTAAATCCCTTGAAGAGGTGCTGTGAATGAATATAGATTTAATATTTAAAATAGCTGCAGTAGGAATTATTGTTGCAGTTTTGAATCAGGTGCTTATAAAAACCGGACGTGAAGAACAAGCAATGCTAACTACATTAACAGGTTTGATAATTGTTTTAATTATTGTTGTTGATCTTATAAAAAAACTTTTTGATACAGTAAAATCTGTTTTTAATCTATTTTAATGGGTGAATATAATGGAGCTATTTAATGTTATTATAATCTGTTTAGTTTCTTTGATATTTGTAATTATTATAAAAAAAACACAACCAGAGTTTTCTTTATTAATTACAATTATAACAGGAATTGCAGTCTTTTTTATTATATATGACAAAATAGCATTTATAATTGGAGAAATTATTGAAATGAACAATAAGGTTTTTGGTTCAAGCGAATATATTGGCTCACTAATAAAAATGACTGGAATAGCTTTAATTACAGACTATGCTTCAAATATATGCAAAGACAGTGGTGAGAGTGCATTTGCATTTAAAATTGAATTAGCAGGTAAGGTTATAATATTGTTTCTATCGTTACCAATTCTTTTTTCACTAATCAATTTTATATCAAAATTTATATAAGAGGAGTCTAATATGATAAAGCAATTATTAAAGTGTTGCACAATTCTTATTATAATAGCAGCAGTTTTTATTGGACAAACCTCTTTTGCAAGTAGTAATACAAATCAAGATGAATATGATTATTATAATAAACTTAAAAAGATTTCTGAGAAGTTTTCTAACGATGATTTTTATAAAAACATTTCAGAAGGGATATTGTCAAACAAAAAACAAGATAAAGCTTTTTTAATAAAAAATATAGTGAATAATATTTTTAAAGAAATTGATTTAACTTTTTCACAAGTATTAATAATAATGATTATTTGTTTAATTTATTCAATTTTATTTAATGTCCAAAATTCTTTTAAGACAGCAGAAGTATCAAAAGCTACATTCTATGCCTTTTTATTGGTTATTGTTACAATAGTTCTTAAAAACCTTGAAGGAGTATTAAAACTTACATATTCTACTTTATCCAAATCTACAAGTTTTATTGAATCTCTAACACCAATTGTTTTAACTGTATTAGCATCATCTGGATATATAACATATGCTACAGTAATAAATCCATTAATAGCTTTTTCGGTTGTATTTTCTTCTCAGATTTTATTAAATTTAGTAACACCTATAAGCTCAATTTATCTTTTAATTAGTATTATTGCTAATATTGATGAACGAGTAAACTTAAAAAAGCTGCTTGGATTTATAAAAACTCTTATTTTATGGTGTGCTATTTTTGGACTTGCTGTATTTACTGGACTAATTTCTGTTGAAGGGTTTACTGGAGCATCTGTTGATAATTTTACAGCTAAATCAATAAAATACACTGTTGGGAATTTTGTACCTGTAGTAGGGAAAATATTATCTGATGCTGCGGATGCAATAGCTGGATCATTAAGTTTAGTTAAGAATACAACAACAGTATTTGGACTTGTGTTTTTACTTCTTATAATTGGTATTCCTCTTTTAAAGATATTAATAATCTCATTTGTTTTTAGATTAGCATCATCACTTATTGAAATTTATTCTGACAAAAAATTTGCTCAATTTATGTCCGATTATGCTGATAATTTAATGATTCTTTTTGCAGTTGTATTTGCATCAATGGCTTTATTTTTAATATCTTTCACAGCAATACTATTTACAGTTCAAATTGGGCGGTGATTTAATGAGCTTATTATCCTCAATAGAAAATGCCTTAAAAAGTATTTTTTATTTGATTGCTTTTTCAATGGTATTAGATCTTCTGACACCACAAGATTATAAGAAATATATAAATCTTTTTTTAGGCCTTTGTATTACATTAACATTATTATCACCAGT carries:
- a CDS encoding stage III sporulation protein AB, producing the protein MIKLIGSILIIFSSFLLGFSKSYELKERSYFINNLITFLKFAKTEIISTRNTINQVIEKYNNINKHNSKKIINFEESLKCSYLKSTEKNLIINFFNIVATSSILEIDQIIDDYIRQLNELYIEAKQEYYKNAKLFSILGALCGISICIILF
- the spoIIIAC gene encoding stage III sporulation protein AC, encoding MNIDLIFKIAAVGIIVAVLNQVLIKTGREEQAMLTTLTGLIIVLIIVVDLIKKLFDTVKSVFNLF
- a CDS encoding SpoIIIAC/SpoIIIAD family protein produces the protein MELFNVIIICLVSLIFVIIIKKTQPEFSLLITIITGIAVFFIIYDKIAFIIGEIIEMNNKVFGSSEYIGSLIKMTGIALITDYASNICKDSGESAFAFKIELAGKVIILFLSLPILFSLINFISKFI
- a CDS encoding stage III sporulation protein AE; protein product: MIKQLLKCCTILIIIAAVFIGQTSFASSNTNQDEYDYYNKLKKISEKFSNDDFYKNISEGILSNKKQDKAFLIKNIVNNIFKEIDLTFSQVLIIMIICLIYSILFNVQNSFKTAEVSKATFYAFLLVIVTIVLKNLEGVLKLTYSTLSKSTSFIESLTPIVLTVLASSGYITYATVINPLIAFSVVFSSQILLNLVTPISSIYLLISIIANIDERVNLKKLLGFIKTLILWCAIFGLAVFTGLISVEGFTGASVDNFTAKSIKYTVGNFVPVVGKILSDAADAIAGSLSLVKNTTTVFGLVFLLLIIGIPLLKILIISFVFRLASSLIEIYSDKKFAQFMSDYADNLMILFAVVFASMALFLISFTAILFTVQIGR